In one window of Alternaria dauci strain A2016 chromosome 7, whole genome shotgun sequence DNA:
- a CDS encoding 60S ribosomal protein eL42, which yields MVNVPKTRRTYCKGKDCKKHTQHKVTQYKAGKASLFAQGKRRYDRKQSGYGGQTKPVFHKRAKTTKKVVLRLECTQCKTKAQLALKRCKHFELGGDKKTKGAALVF from the exons ATG GTCAACGTTCCCAAGACCCGCCGAACCTACTGCAAGGGCAAGGACTGCAAGAAGCACACCCAGCATAAGGTCACCC AGTACAAGGCTGGAAAGGCTTCGCTGTTCGCGCAGGGTAAGCGTCGTTATGACCGCAAGCAATCCGGTTACGGAGGTCAGACCAAGCCCGTCTTCCACAAG AGAGCGAAGACCACCAAGAAGGTCGTTCTCCGTCTAGAGTGCACACAGTGCAAGACCAAGGCACAG CTCGCCCTCAAGCGATGCAAGCACTTTGAGCTTGGTGGTGacaagaagaccaagggTGCCGCTCTCGTCTTCTAA